The following nucleotide sequence is from Dunckerocampus dactyliophorus isolate RoL2022-P2 chromosome 7, RoL_Ddac_1.1, whole genome shotgun sequence.
ACAGAGGAGAGCTCCATCCCTCGGCTTGGATCATCAGCTGTAAGTGCGCGAAATCCGTCGTGCGCATCCCTACAAGTCCTCCCACCAGCATCAGCCTATTTATacggcatacacacacacaagccgcGGCGGGTCGTGATCGCAGGACGCGAAGGGGAGGAAAGAAGAGACACAATCCACTACGCGGTAAGAAATACTGTCCTTGAATGGGACTTTTGAGCGTCCCTGCGTTGACCTAAATGATGCAATGATGGAGGAATGGATTACCACGATGTAGCAGCATGGTGTCAATTCAGCCAGCATGTGATGCAGCATCCTTAGTTGTCTACATCGTTTGCCAGCATGTGTAAATCAACACAAGGTGCAAAGATGAGGCCTGGGACACTGGGACAACAGACTAGAAATAGACACTCTGCAGGTAGAAATAAATGATTATGAACATACTAAGAACACAATGTTAAACTAAAGTCTGCAGTGCATCTTTAGTCTTTGTAGAGTAGGAGTCTATTGTCACTTCAGGTACATGCTGCACTAATGGGAATAATTGCTGGTCTCCAAGGTGACTGATTTTACCATTAAAGGTGAAAAACATGCAGGTATTCCCAAGAAGTAGAACAGCTGAAAGATACAATGATGCGCTTTTTTTGAGCGGGAGGGATGAAATGTTCTAAGATCTCAAACACATGGCTGTCTCTTGCTTTCTGTTGAACGAATTGTAATCTACTGGTGGTGTTTGGTATTTATGATTGGTGTTTATGATTGTCTCTTTGCATCTTTAATACAAGACAAAGAAATTGACCCCCCCACTCCCCTCATGGCCATAACTATTGATAGAGCTGTTGTTAGTCACAAATAAATAGGCATGGTATTCTCCAAACATGGCAGGCAATGTGTGGAATCCTATTGCCTGGAATGTAAACAAGCAAACAACCAATGGCAGCCACCTTTATTTACATGCACTGGTCATATAGCCTAACCTTAGCTCTTTTTTGGGAGGAAACTAAGCCAAGAGGGCACAGGTGGAGTGATGTTTTGGTGGTGTGTGTCACAGTGGGCGTGTCTCAGAggggcaggggtccccaaccacaggGCAGTGGCTCAGTACCAGTCCGTGGGCGATGTCCAACAGAagcaattatttttaaaaattctgtactttaaaaaaaaaaaaactttgtaaaTAAGTGCatacaattttatgtaaatacatatatacattttgGATATACTCTGACATCACATCGGGGTCAAAGTTGGGCACACAAAATCACGTCGCTTTGCTCGTCGCTTTCAAACTAATGagttggggtgtcacaagatctcgcaagattaaaccgtgacaagatttctccatCAGAAAAAAGCTGTCTTGTGAGCAATACgtctgggacgataataaattaattaacacaataaatgaagacgaactcgataattttgccatgTGCTTGTGTCCGTTTTCCTTATCTCATACCACCAAACAGGCACAAAGAGCTTGGTTTTtggtaggtttgttttttttttttgttttttgttttcagttggtTGGTTCAATTGGTTTCAGTACCTtagcgtgtttgttccatagaacaacggcatgaacgtgattgagcccttttgtcagtctctttgtctcagtgagtggaggggccgctagcatacaacACAGTGCACAAGAgtgtagaaattatattagtagattgcaatatattttttcattgtacttttcttaaaagtaaagttgtaaAGTTGTCGTCTCATCTTgtcgacccaatctcgtgtatcgctTCATCtcgtgacagccctactaatgAGCCAAACCACTTGTGTGTTGGTTGTGTGCGGTGAGACGTTGGTAGTTTCAACTACCCAGAACTTTCCACAATGGCACTGAAGACGTTCACAGTCACCTCCCGATCCGTTAAAAACATGCTGCATCTGTCATCCACACACATCAAGCCGCACTATTATCACTTGGAGCGATGACGTTTGTGTCTGTCATAGTGCCAGGACCCCATTCttatgctgctgctgttctgACGGGCGGTAAAGACATAAACAGACCCAGTGGGATTAGAGCCCACTGGGAGGAGTGATCAGTGGGGATTTGCTGCCCGGTGGCCACACAATGGCACTGTCGTGTAACacaccaaaacacacaaacacaatagtAATGTTTCATAACAGACGCCAGCCTATATAAATCTGATTAGAACTGGCTTTTGTGTGGGAAGCGGCACTGGGGTTAAAGAGACGCTAGCCCGGCCTCAGGCGGTGTTTGATAGGATGGGATAGGGGGTGTGAGCACTCTGGCAGGGTGGGCATTTTATCTTGTGGCGGGGTACTTCCATATAAGGGGGGTTAGGTCATGAGATGACAACAAGGACAATATTGGCGTGCAGACACAAAGACAGCTATCCAGTTTGAACCTGTTCAAATAATCAAGCCAGTCAGAAAAAATGCACAAAGCACAATCGTGGCTCTGCATTTAGTAAAATATCAGATGGACTGTTACGGAAATGTCTGGAGCTTTTCTCTCTTCCTTCACAGTGGCCCAGGCTCCAGCCATGCCTCTTCTGGAAGAGACCACTCAACACCCACAAGAGCACCCACCTACTGTTCCTGTCATCATCATAGGTAATCACCAATTCGGACTTCATTGATCACAATTGTTCCACTTGCCCTTTTGTGATGATCAGTTTCCATCTTCAGGTAATGGACCATCTGGTATTTGTCTGTCATACCTGCTAAGTGGCAACAAGCCCTACCTAGACACGGCAACGGTCCACCCAAACCCAATACTATATAGAAAACTACAGGAGACCAAACACCTACCAATCACTGAGCAGGTACAAACGACAACAGAGTTCAGGTTGGAAAAGAGATTCGAAGGAATAGAAAATTCGATTAGAGGAATAATACCAAAAGTCAGTCATGTACTTCTATGACATTCGTTGTCTGCAGGATCTGGAATATTTGAGTGAAGGTCTTGAGGGAAGGTCCGGGAACCCCGTTGCCGTGCTGTTTGACACGTTACTCCACCCGAACGCTGACTTTGGTTACGAGTACCCACCTGTGCTTCAGTGGAGGAGGGACAAGCAGCAACACATCCCACATCTCGTCTTAGGGAAGGCGACGCCCGGAGGAGCCTGGCATGTGAGTTTCCttaactaacaattattttaactAGTAGATAATTTATTTCCTGtaattacgttaacatttttagcataattTACGCATGCACATCATGTGAAGCCAtatctctctgttatgatggcagacggaaCCAGTGTCTCCACACAGTCTCACaaagtctgacactcttttataactttattctgacctgaacacatcaacaccatatatgtatctccaactcaaaaCACGTCTCCAGTCCTCcttggaacgacacttcctcactgTTACCAGACAGCCACCAGATGCATTCATAAACACTCAgaaaatcacaataatgtctTAATTATGCGTGTacatgtggtctaaataaacaaagacaaagaaaaacagtaagtggatattcttatcactcactaacgtacTGTAACTCTTACTGTGGAAGTACACTTTGATTCAATTAAGTATGCTtgaaaatcccagaaaatacatctacactcaaaacgtgaattcaacttcaaTTAATTTGtgcctttgaacgcaactcttcatggctcataataacacagttaagtgttattcaaatgttgtgctactattgaagagactagtgttaggcaaatagcatctatctatctagttaaattttagttcatttgctgctgctccatccatccatccaccattttccgcTTATACGAGTcaaggtcgcgggggcagcagtctcagtagggatgtacagacttcccggtccccggccacctcctccagctctaccgggaggacaccaagacgtttccaggccagctgtgagagtaaaccctccagcgtgtcctaggtctgtcccggggcctcctcccagctgggcatgcctggaacacctcacgaGGGAGGCGTACGGGAggtatccggactagatgcccaagccacctcaactcgCTCCTCTCGATGtcaaggagcagcggctctactctgagctcctcccagatgaccaagctcctcaccctatatcttagggtgagtccagccaccctacggaggaatgTCATTTCAGGTGCTTGTAGCCacaatctcattctttcggtcactacgcaaaactcatgaccataggtgagggtgggaacatagatcgaccggtaaattgagagcgttGTCTTCCGGcagtgaccgcattactgcagacgctgcgccgatccacctGTCGACCTCATGATCCAACCTTCCTTCACTCGTGAggaagaccccgagatacttgaactctcTACCTGGGGCAAGACCCGCAGGGTGCAATCCACACTTTTCTGAGAACCATgacctcggatttggaggtctcatcccagaagcttcacacgcAGCTGCAAACCGCAGcaactgaaggtcacagcccgatgaggccatcggGACCACATCgtttgcaaatagcagagacgagaccctagggcccccaaactggactcctgTGACATCTTGGCTGTGCCATggaaattatgaacagaatcagtgacaaagggcagcctttgCGTTCATCGGAAAAAGGCTTGACTTACtcctggcaatgcgaaccacgCTCCTGCTCCTGTTGCACAAGGGCCGAATGGCATATAGTAGTGCACCAACAATCCTGTACATCCGGAGCACCCTCAACAGGAcactgcgagggacacggtcgaatgccttttccaagtccacaaagcacatgtaaaccggttgagcaaactcccatgtaccctccagtacccttgcaggGGTGTATAgttggtccagtgttccgtgactgaaacgaaaaccacattgcacctcctgtagctgaggttcaaTAGtagtacccttctctccagcactctggaataaactttcccagggaggctgagaagtgtgatgcccctatagttggaacacaccctccggttacccttcttgaaaagggacaccaccaccccggtctgccaattcagaagtactgttcctgacttccacgcaatgtcgaagagacgtgtcagtcaagaaagtccctcaacatccagagccttgaggaattcagggcgaaacttgtCCAcacccggagctttgccactgggcaGTCTTTTGACTACCTCAGATACCTTGGCcatggtgatggaactgtctgcgttcagactctgcttcctctacggAAAGGATGTCAGTGGAATGGAGAAGGGCCTCGAAGTTTTCCTTCCACCATCCGAtcatatcctcagtcgaggttaGCAGGCTTCCGTCCCTAaggtaaacagtgtggactgggCACTACTTCTCCTGAGGCGTCGAATGGTTTGCCAGAAAATCTTCGAGGCTGACCAAAAGTTGTGCTCCATGGCCTTACTGAAGTCCTCCCATACCGGAGTTTATGGCTTGACCACCACTGAAGCCGCATGCCGCTTGGTCTGCCGGTTCCTGTCAACTACTTctggagtcccacaagccatccatgctcgatagagGACTCTTGATTCAGCTCGacagcagccctgacctctggtgtctaCCACTGGGTTTGAGGCTTGCCACCACGACTGGCACCTTGCGGCTGCACAAAGGCACGGAATATGGCCCACTttgactcgatatcctcgtcctccttcgggatgcaggcgaagctctgccggaggtgttAGTTGAAGAtgcgacgaacaggagactctgccaggcgtacccagcacaccctcactacacacTTAGGTGTCCCAGATCCGTCCGGGGCATCCTCCCCctccatctaatccaactcatcaccaggtggtgatcagttgacagctcagcccctctcttcacccgcttATACAGAACATGCGGATGTAAGTCTGATAAGACTACAAAGTCgatggtgatcagttgacagctcagcccctctcttcacccgcttATACAGAACATGCGGATGCAAGTCCGATGATaagactacaaagtcgatcaaaGACCTGCGGCTTAGGGTGTCCTGATGCCAAATGCACTTGTCGACATCATTATGttcaaacatggtgtttgttatggataaactgtggtttgcacagaaatccaataacatcacaccgcacgggttcagatcggggaggtcGTTCCTcgcaatcacgcccctccaggtcataCTGTCATCGCCCACATGAGCGtagaagtctcccagtagaactctGGAGTCACCAGCtagggtgctctccagcaccacTCTGATAGACTCGGAGAAGGCTGGGTaatctgaactgccgtttggtgcgtacacacaaacgacagtcaggaccctttgcccaacccaaaggcgtagggaaatgaccctcttgttcaccggggatgactccaacacggaggcaccgagccgggagTCTattaagcccacaccagctcgccacCTCTCCTGTGAAGCAACctcagagtagaacaaggtccagcccttCTTGaaagtttggttccagaacccaaactatgggtcgaggtgagtttgactatgtctagtcggaatgtctcaacctctcgcacaagttCAGTCTACTTctccaccagagaagtgacattccatgtcccaagaaccagatttggccgccctCGActgccacccaaaacacattgcaccgTACCactatgcttgcccccgcaggtggagGGTCTGGCAGTGCCCGGCCCCACAGGTGAAGGCCCAACCACCAGGCACTTCGCCTTTGAGCCCTTTCTCTGGGCCTGGCTCtagaggccccggtatcccacgtctGGGCGGGGTGCGGTCCCTCctcttgtgtttgttcatagggtcttctgaatctgTCTTTTTCTGGCctgtcacctaggacctgtttgccttgggaaaCCCTACCAGAGGCATGGAGAGCATCCTAGAGATCATCTTGTACTGGAAACACTTCACGATCCTTAACATTTTTTCTGTCTCACCcccatttcatattttttcatttttaagctctacttagaacctccttaagatccagcagtgctaaatgtaaattcttgcaacatagctcctaggatcactcgtgtactcaaacccctccaccacgataaggtggtgattcacagaGGGAGCtgttggagctgttaatacatacaaatgtatatgtaattgtgtcctgtcatttgttTTAGATCATTTATccttttgttcataaaatacagttgataatgggcatatttcacacacagttgcaaatggtgattaatcatgatcaatTTAGTGGAAAACTGAGTAATTTCATAaaactttttaatcatttgacagccccagTTTTTTTGTAATAAGAACTTGTTGAACCAGGatttgatgagttggtcgacttTATACGATTTGTCAACATTCAACGGGTTTCACTATATCAAATTTGAACTCAAGTTACTCTTCTGGGTCTtaattttctttcttcttcaggcaATGGAAGGCTCCATGCTCACAATAAGTCTCGGCATATGGATGGAGCTCCCTGGCGTCAACTACAGGGACTTGATCAGTGAAAAACGAAGGTACTGAAAAGACCCCATTGACTTTGTTTGGTGCTGCCTCTTTGCCTATTGTCACTTTCTTCTTCCAAGGGATGTCACAAGTGACAGGGCCACCCCTGAGGAGATCTCATCCTATTACCGAAACTATGTGACGTTACAAGGCCTCCAAAATAATTTTGTTGACAACACCTACGTGACATCAGTCCAAAGACTCTGCCGGCCACACAAGATGGAAGGTCTGGAAAAGCTTGGAGGTGAAAGAGCGGATGATCAGGATGAAAGCTTTGAGGGAAATGGCGATGGAGGATTGGGGTCTCTCTGGGAAGTACGGGGATACCAGCAGGTGCAGAACAACACCCATGTCCCCTTTTCTCTATTTGCTGAGAATGTAGTTCTGGCCACAGGTGCATCTGATTCGCCAGTTCGATTAAATGTGGAAGGGGAGGACCTACCCTTTGTGTTCCACAGCATCTCAGACCTGGGCTTGGCTTTAAACCTGCGGAAGCTAGATACAAACTCAGATCCGGTATTAATAATGGGCGCCGGTTTAAGCGCCGCAGATGCAGTTCTGTGCGCTTGCAACAGCAACATCAGAGTGCTGCACGTCTTCAGGAAAAGCGTAGACGACTCTGACCTCATCTTCAAACAGCTACCCAAGACTTTGTACCCAGAGTACCACAAAGTCTACAACATGATGTGCTCTCAGACCTACACAAACGTGGCACCCTCGTCTGGTCAAAATCAGACGATGAGTATTGCTTCTTCGGTCTGTGCCAAGATGTGTCCCAAGACACAGTTAGCCGCAACTAACATGACCGCTAATGCCAGCCTTTTTCCAGACTACACAAGTTTCCCCGGACACTGTGTGGTGTCCTTCCAGTCGGAAATGAAGTGTCTGCTGCAGGGGAACAATTCCCTGAAGGCCTTTAAGATATCCATGGCTCTGGTGTTGATTGGAACAAACCccaatttgtttttcttgaagGGCCAGGGCCAGTATCTGGCTCATGATCCCACAAAGCCCATCTCCTGCAAGCAGAACCCCATCGACATCCACCCCTACACCTTTGAGTGCACCAAGGAGCCCAGTCTGTTTGCCATGGGCCCGTTGGTGGGAGACAACTTTGTTCGCTTTTTGAAGGGCGGCGCTTTAGGCATCGCCTCCTGCCTTCTGAAGAAACTCAAAAAGAAAGGGAAGCTCATCGGCAATGGAGGGAATACCTTTATTTGAAAGAATGATACATTGGCCTTTTTACAACCAAAAAAAGAACTAACTTTTAGAGAACTGGTCTAGTGTGTTTGACTTTCCAGAAATCTAAGCTACTATGTGCCAACATTTTCTACATGTCCATTCTTCATGGAACCTCACAACTGAGTGAATGCgaccatgtttttattttatcagGTAATTTCATCGTTCTGCGCATGTCTTTGAATCCATCTAAAATATAATCCATATATCCATAATCCATATAAGCTATAATGTAGTGAACTCATGAACATTTTCATGTCCCAAAAAAACCAAGAAGAAACTACCGATGTAAATGTTCCTTATGACTCTGAGCCAATcagttattttgcttttttattttttatttttatttttttagttgtagATGCTTCCTCATTTAAGGttgaaaaatattccatttatatctATTTATATCTACTTCTTTAGTCAGAGTGCAACCGAGAAGCTTTCTATGCAAAACATTTCACGAGCAAGTTTAAATGTACTGAATGGGCAACATTATTAGTGACTTTCAACTACTCTAAGTGTAGATTTGCATCTTTTAGTGACCTGAATTTTGGTCATTTAAAAGAATTCTAGTgacttaaatatatttttgtactaaGCAAATAACTACCGAGCCACACTgacggggaaaaaaatgattcaggtttctaatattacaactttattacggggaaaatacaatacaaattctaaaaaaaatattgcaatttcatctttggaaaataaaacctttcttgtagtattacaaCTCTATTTCAAAGATTCAAAGATTTAGTTTTTactaaattacaactttttttgtgcagcattatgacttttttttccctccaaattTACTTTATTGTTATAAAATTACGGTCATAAAATTACACGTTTTTCCCCGTGTACAATGGCAAAGTTTTTCCTCgcaaatacaactttttttcgcaaactttttccatcaaaaaactttgtttttatgtttattgttgagtattacaacttaattctcgtaaaacttTTCTCCTTGTagtattacacatttatttttaaaatttcccaTCAAAATACTACATCcttattctgataaaattacAGCCTTTTTTTCATAGCATTATAGCACTTgcgtctttattcttgtaaaatttcaacattattgtcataaatgtactttttcccccttGTACTGTTGCATTCTTCTTGCAGAACAGCTTCATTCTTGTGAATTTTCAGCTTTCTTTCTTGTAgcgttacaactttatttccaagatttatgtttttttcatcaaaatact
It contains:
- the osgin2 gene encoding oxidative stress-induced growth inhibitor 2; this encodes MRMLGKKIHSPVLLSYLLHRGELHPSAWIISCKCAKSVVRIPTSPPTSISLFIRHTHTQAAAGRDRRTRRGGKKRHNPLRVAQAPAMPLLEETTQHPQEHPPTVPVIIIGNGPSGICLSYLLSGNKPYLDTATVHPNPILYRKLQETKHLPITEQDLEYLSEGLEGRSGNPVAVLFDTLLHPNADFGYEYPPVLQWRRDKQQHIPHLVLGKATPGGAWHAMEGSMLTISLGIWMELPGVNYRDLISEKRRDVTSDRATPEEISSYYRNYVTLQGLQNNFVDNTYVTSVQRLCRPHKMEGLEKLGGERADDQDESFEGNGDGGLGSLWEVRGYQQVQNNTHVPFSLFAENVVLATGASDSPVRLNVEGEDLPFVFHSISDLGLALNLRKLDTNSDPVLIMGAGLSAADAVLCACNSNIRVLHVFRKSVDDSDLIFKQLPKTLYPEYHKVYNMMCSQTYTNVAPSSGQNQTMSIASSVCAKMCPKTQLAATNMTANASLFPDYTSFPGHCVVSFQSEMKCLLQGNNSLKAFKISMALVLIGTNPNLFFLKGQGQYLAHDPTKPISCKQNPIDIHPYTFECTKEPSLFAMGPLVGDNFVRFLKGGALGIASCLLKKLKKKGKLIGNGGNTFI